A portion of the Gossypium arboreum isolate Shixiya-1 chromosome 8, ASM2569848v2, whole genome shotgun sequence genome contains these proteins:
- the LOC108470066 gene encoding uncharacterized protein LOC108470066 isoform X1, giving the protein MEPSLSLLIFRIKLCRSLQGPPKQWQSLLIQIFITLLSGSLSTLYNTYPVYFYTYMTWYFSIFLFCSCGTKLYSGLKLQSPCLFATGRPNLTADFFSRISESVQCGTRNSKPTRSRVGMMPIGTPRVPYRVPCEETWQWVDLWNALYQERFILLDNISMRNLATKYWQQCYTLIASMIIKGFIFI; this is encoded by the exons ATGGAACCTTCTCTCAGTCTATTAATTTTCCGAATAAAACTCTGTCGTAGTCTTCAAGGCCCCCCAAAACAATGGCAATCTCTCTTAATACAAATCTTCATCACCCTTCTCTCAGGTTCTCTTTCTACTCTGTATAATACATATCCTGTGTATTTTTATACGTACATGACATggtatttttctattttcttgtTTTGCAGTTGTGGGACTAAGCTTTATTCTGGTTTGAAGCTTCAATCTCCCT GTTTGTTTGCAACTGGCAGACCAAACTTGACTGCAGACTTCTTTAGCAGAATTAGTGAAAGCGTCCAATGCGG AACTCGAAATTCTAAACCAACAAGGTCGCGAGTTGGAATGATGCCTATAGGAACTCCAAGAGTTCCCTATAGAGTTCCTTGTGAAGAAACTTGGCAATGGGTTGATTTATGGAATGCACTG TACCAAGAGCGATTTATATTATTAGACAACATATCGATGAGGAATTTAGCAACCAAATATTGGCAACAATGTTATACCTTGATAGCATCGATGATAATAAAAggctttatttttatataa
- the LOC108470066 gene encoding ATP-dependent Clp protease proteolytic subunit-related protein 2, chloroplastic-like isoform X2 → MAISLNTNLHHPSLSCGTKLYSGLKLQSPCLFATGRPNLTADFFSRISESVQCGTRNSKPTRSRVGMMPIGTPRVPYRVPCEETWQWVDLWNALYQERFILLDNISMRNLATKYWQQCYTLIASMIIKGFIFI, encoded by the exons ATGGCAATCTCTCTTAATACAAATCTTCATCACCCTTCTCTCAG TTGTGGGACTAAGCTTTATTCTGGTTTGAAGCTTCAATCTCCCT GTTTGTTTGCAACTGGCAGACCAAACTTGACTGCAGACTTCTTTAGCAGAATTAGTGAAAGCGTCCAATGCGG AACTCGAAATTCTAAACCAACAAGGTCGCGAGTTGGAATGATGCCTATAGGAACTCCAAGAGTTCCCTATAGAGTTCCTTGTGAAGAAACTTGGCAATGGGTTGATTTATGGAATGCACTG TACCAAGAGCGATTTATATTATTAGACAACATATCGATGAGGAATTTAGCAACCAAATATTGGCAACAATGTTATACCTTGATAGCATCGATGATAATAAAAggctttatttttatataa
- the LOC108470065 gene encoding AT-hook motif nuclear-localized protein 1-like has translation MESREAVTNTNISTNTTTTTTTTTTAGVTVVGSDAPSDYHIAPRFENSTQNPNPAPGSAPPQIPQQPAAQQVPQPVVVPGMPLKKKRGRPRKYGPDGSVTMALSPKPISTAAPPPVIDFSAGKRAKVKSPMSFPKTKYELENLGEWVACSVGGNFAPHIITVNAGEDVTMKIISFSQQGPRAICILSANGVISSVTLRQPDSSGGTLTYEGRFEILSLSGSFMPNDTGGTRSRSGGMSVSLASPDGRVVGGGVAGLLVAAGPVQVVVGSFLAGNQHEQKPKKQKDEPFSVATPVAAIPVSSADPKSNITSSFRSDSWSPLPSDSRNKPADINVSLPGS, from the exons ATGGAGTCAAGAGAAGCTGTTACTAATACTAATATTAGTACTAATACTACCACCACCACCACTACTACTACCACTGCTGGCGTAACGGTGGTAGGATCCGATGCTCCATCGGACTACCACATAGCTCCAAGGTTTGAAAACTCGACCCAAAATCCTAATCCGGCTCCTGGATCCGCTCCGCCGCAGATTCCTCAACAACCGGCGGCTCAACAAGTCCCTCAGCCTGTTGTGGTGCCGGGGATGCCCTtgaagaagaagaggggaagaCCTAGGAAGTATGGACCGGATGGTTCAGTCACTATGGCGCTCTCTCCAAAGCCTATATCAACGGCTGCCCCGCCTCCAGTAATCGATTTTTCAGCCGGGAAGAGAGCGAAAGTGAAGTCGCCGATGTCGTTTCCGAAGACTAAGTACGAGCTGGAGAATTTAG GTGAATGGGTTGCATGCTCTGTTGGTGGTAATTTTGCGCCACATATCATCACTGTTAATGCTGGTGAG GATGTCACGATGAAGATTATATCATTTTCCCAACAAGGGCCTCGAGCTATATGCATTCTTTCTGCAAATGGGGTGATCTCAAGTGTCACTCTTCGTCAACCTGATTCTTCCGGAGGTACATTGACATATGAG GGTCGTTTTGAGATACTGTCCTTGTCTGGTTCGTTCATGCCTAATGACACTGGAGGAACAAGAAGCAGATCGGGTGGGATGAGTGTTTCATTAGCAAGTCCAGATGGACGTGTTGTAGGTGGTGGAGTTGCTGGTCTCCTAGTAGCTGCTGGCCCTGTGCAG GTTGTGGTGGGTAGCTTTCTAGCAGGGAACCAACATGAGCAGAAGCCTAAGAAACAGAAGGACGAGCCCTTTTCAGTTGCCACACCAGTGGCTGCCATTCCCGTTTCCAGTGCAGATCCAAAATCAAACATCACTTCATCATTCCGCAGCGATAGTTGGTCACCGTTGCCTTCTGATTCAAGGAATAAACCAGCCGACATAAATGTATCTTTGCCTGGAAGCTAA
- the LOC128279351 gene encoding ATP-dependent Clp protease proteolytic subunit-related protein 2, chloroplastic-like encodes MESLKSPVGTHCVGYAYNLAGFLLAAGEKVIFFHVNGNRFAMPLSRVALQSPARAARGLADDIRNEANELLRIIDYLFNELAINTGQSVEKINKDLSRMKRFNAQQALEYGLIDRIVRPPRIKADAPRKDAGAGLG; translated from the exons ATGGAAAGCTTGAAAAGCCCTGTAGGCACCCACTGTGTAGGCTATGCCTACAATCTAGCCGGTTTCCTTCTTGCAGCTGGGGAAAAGGTAAT TTTCTTCCATGTGAACGGTAATCGCTTTGCAATGCCTCTTTCAAGAGTTGCTCTGCAGTCTCCAGCCAGAGCAGCTCGTGGTCTG GCTGATGATATCCGAAATGAAGCAAATGAGCTTCTTAGAATTATAGATTACCTTTTTAATGAGCTAGCTATTAACACAGGCCAGTCTGTTGAGAAG ATTAACAAGGACTTAAGTAGGATGAAACGTTTCAATGCTCAACAAGCTCTTGAATATGGACTCATTGATCGTATTGTCAGACCTCCACGTATCAAGGCAGACGCACCTCGCAAAGATGCAGGAGCAGGCCTCGGTTAG